Proteins found in one Misgurnus anguillicaudatus chromosome 3, ASM2758022v2, whole genome shotgun sequence genomic segment:
- the LOC129445452 gene encoding uncharacterized protein, translating to MERNIIITLVCVWFCVHQRIFGTEMKMKVKPGDNVTLFCDCVIPLSYFIVWFRNCTHEHQPSLLINAEHFFKGTFPRFNFVHNSSSNTFDLHIKNISVYDEGIYYCAKAEKKISGTLSSRLEYQYGNRSTHLAVLVSGCREMSSSTVSPPPPVSDCFLYLGLLVSVCVVCFLLCFICVYCLCQRKTTGFESAKMLTVNVMKMDPTEKHQCQMSKTGKFCHHTEVTYRLLPSVHRYEKM from the exons ATGGAGCGAAATATCATCATCACACTTGTGT GTGTTTGGTTCTGTGTACATCAGAGAATCTTTGGGACAGAAATGAAGATGAAAGTTAAACCAGGAGACAATGTCACTCTCTTCTGTGATTGTGTCATACCACTTAGTTACTTCATTGTTTGGTTTAGAAACTGCACACATGAACATCAGCCATCGCTTTTGATAAATGCCGAACACTTTTTCAAGGGGACCTTTCCACGTTTTAACTTTGTGCACAACAGCTCCAGTAACACCTTTGATCTACATATTAAAAACATCAGCGTATATGATGAAGGAATCTATTACTGTGCAAAAGCAGAAAAGAAAATAAGTGGCACCTTAAGCTCAAGACTTGAGTACCAGTATGGAAACAGGAGCACTCATCTGGCTGTCTTGG TGTCTGGCTGTAGGGAGATGTCCAGCAGCACcgtctctcctcctcctcctgtATCAGACTGTTTCCTTTACTTGGGGCTGCTGGTCAGtgtatgtgttgtgtgttttctcCTCTGCTTCATCTGTGTGTACTGCCTTTGTCAGAGAAAAACTACAG GTTTTGAGAGTGCAAAGATGCTCACAGTAAATGTTATGAAG ATGGATCCGACAGAGAAACATCAATGTCAGATGAGTAAGACTGGAAAGTTTTGTCATCATACTGAAGTCACTTATAGACTCCTGCCATCTGTACATCGCTatgaaaaaatgtaa